A region of Eschrichtius robustus isolate mEscRob2 chromosome 19, mEscRob2.pri, whole genome shotgun sequence DNA encodes the following proteins:
- the MT4 gene encoding metallothionein-4, with the protein MDPGECTCMSGGICICGDNCKCTTCSCKTCQKSCCPCCPPGCTKCAQGCICKGTSDKCSCCP; encoded by the exons ATGGACCCTGGGGAATGCACCTGCATGTCTG GAGGAATCTGCATCTGCGGAGACAACTGCAAATGCACAACCTGCAGCTGTAAAACATGTCAAAAAA GCTGCTGTCCTTGCTGCCCACCGGGCTGCACCAAGTGTGCCCAGGGCTGCATCTGCAAAGGGACCTCGGACAAGTGCAGCTGCTGCCCCTGA